In Salinibacterium sp. dk2585, a single window of DNA contains:
- a CDS encoding helicase-associated domain-containing protein has translation MGNTLTLARHLRGMPEQDLVNALVARELGLSLTAIAGIRDYFDLADVLLEHGAVQKALTRLDRHTLTALAVLARDKRPMTPQEVVQELAPLSSRPTHAGAIGESLDAAASLLLVHPQGEAFTCYDAVCDQLRGWPTFGLPSLEELAGTDAGGALERVPDVDRRFIDKLAAERAFAATGAVTELLLELERQPARELAKGGIALPDAKRLAAAMRVDLETVTDYLALAERGAFVRRDSTGWMTTETGNGWLGHPTSTRWRLLTDVWFARLPGDIRTLLAERAHSPWGDGLRSYIDWLYPAGGEWMDERVTSYTRGAELLGITAAQAPSSPGALLLAGRPDEAEEFLRPLLPREVSTVYLQHDLSVVAPGPLEPAIDERMRVVADVENRGLATTYRISAATVNRALTAGETAESLREFLGEISSTGIPQPLDYLITEGAARYGLLRVGTLDGAALDPDDPSYGARSYVRSDDAHLLQTVAVDQSLASIALTRVGEHRLVSRFDHDIVFWSLSDARYPVAAEDEHGAVLALRRHRIAREHRHHLSDPLVEMVTRLASDAAEELAADGDDTSQAWLARQVESAARAKETLVVSVRMPGGDVVDYELEPTSVSGGRMRARDKKSDIERTLPLSSVTAVRTLPLVE, from the coding sequence ATGGGCAACACACTGACGCTGGCCAGACACCTGCGCGGCATGCCCGAACAGGACCTCGTCAACGCCCTTGTTGCGCGCGAGCTCGGACTGTCGTTGACCGCGATCGCGGGCATCCGTGACTACTTCGACCTTGCCGACGTGCTGCTCGAGCATGGTGCCGTACAGAAGGCCCTCACGCGGCTCGATCGCCACACACTGACGGCACTCGCGGTGCTCGCGCGCGACAAGCGACCCATGACCCCGCAGGAGGTGGTCCAGGAACTCGCGCCGCTCTCGTCGCGTCCCACGCACGCGGGCGCGATCGGCGAAAGCCTGGATGCGGCGGCATCCCTCCTGCTGGTGCATCCGCAGGGCGAAGCCTTCACCTGCTACGACGCTGTCTGCGACCAGTTGCGCGGATGGCCCACCTTCGGCCTGCCCAGCTTGGAGGAGCTGGCCGGCACCGATGCGGGCGGTGCGCTCGAGCGGGTGCCCGACGTCGACCGCCGCTTCATCGACAAGCTGGCCGCCGAGCGCGCCTTCGCCGCGACGGGAGCCGTCACCGAGCTGCTGCTCGAACTCGAGCGGCAGCCCGCGCGTGAACTCGCGAAGGGCGGAATCGCGCTCCCGGACGCCAAGCGCCTCGCCGCCGCCATGAGGGTCGACCTCGAGACGGTCACCGACTACCTGGCGCTTGCTGAACGCGGCGCATTCGTGCGGCGCGACTCCACCGGCTGGATGACGACCGAGACGGGCAACGGCTGGCTGGGCCACCCGACGAGCACGCGGTGGCGCCTGCTGACCGACGTCTGGTTTGCCCGCCTGCCCGGCGACATCCGCACCCTCCTCGCAGAGCGCGCACACTCCCCCTGGGGCGACGGGCTGCGCTCCTACATCGACTGGCTGTACCCGGCCGGCGGCGAATGGATGGACGAGCGCGTCACCTCCTACACGCGCGGCGCCGAGCTGCTCGGCATCACGGCGGCGCAGGCGCCGAGCAGCCCCGGTGCCCTGCTCCTCGCGGGCCGGCCCGACGAGGCAGAGGAGTTCCTCCGGCCGCTCCTGCCCCGCGAGGTGTCGACCGTGTACCTGCAGCACGACCTCTCCGTCGTGGCCCCCGGCCCGCTCGAGCCGGCGATCGACGAGCGGATGCGCGTGGTCGCCGACGTCGAGAACCGGGGGCTCGCTACGACCTACCGCATCTCCGCGGCCACCGTGAATCGGGCGCTCACGGCGGGCGAGACGGCGGAAAGCCTGCGCGAATTCCTGGGCGAGATCTCGAGCACCGGCATCCCGCAGCCGCTCGACTACCTGATCACGGAGGGCGCCGCACGCTACGGCCTGCTGCGCGTCGGCACGCTCGACGGCGCGGCACTCGACCCCGACGATCCCAGCTATGGTGCGCGCAGTTATGTGCGCTCCGATGATGCGCACCTGCTGCAGACCGTGGCGGTCGACCAGTCGCTCGCGTCGATCGCGCTCACGCGCGTCGGCGAGCACCGCCTGGTCAGCCGCTTCGACCACGACATCGTGTTCTGGTCGCTCAGCGACGCGCGCTACCCCGTCGCCGCCGAGGACGAGCACGGCGCGGTCCTGGCCCTGCGCCGCCATCGCATCGCCCGCGAACACCGCCACCACCTCTCCGACCCGCTCGTCGAGATGGTGACGCGCCTGGCATCCGACGCCGCAGAAGAGCTGGCGGCCGACGGAGACGACACGAGCCAGGCGTGGCTCGCGCGGCAGGTGGAGTCGGCGGCGCGCGCCAAGGAGACCCTCGTCGTCAGCGTGCGGATGCCGGGCGGCGACGTCGTTGACTACGAACTCGAACCAACGAGCGTGTCGGGAGGGCGGATGCGCGCCCGCGACAAGAAGAGCGACATCGAACGCACCCTGCCCCTGTCGAGCGTGACGGCCGTGCGCACGCTCCCGCTGGTTGAGTAG
- a CDS encoding DNA repair helicase XPB — protein sequence MTDGPLIVQSDRTVLLEVAHPLAADARHDLSIFAELERAPEHVHTYRITRLGLWNARAAGHTADNMLETLERYSKFPTPQSVAVDIRETVERYGRLRIERDEEGTLLLTATDAAVLAEIGRAKKVAELLFERRDATTVVIQQWARGQIKQELLKLGWPAEDLAGYTPGTPHEIDLDEAGWSLRPYQQDAVRNFSDYGSGVVVLPCGAGKTLVGAGAMASVKANTLILVTNTVSARQWRAELLKRTSLTEEEIGEYSGQVKEVKPVTIATYQILTAKRKGQYAHLELLDALDWGLVIYDEVHLLPAPVFKLTAELQARRRLGLTATLVREDGREGDVFSLIGPKRFDAPWKEIESQGYISPASCYEVRIDLPQDARLQYAASADDERYRLASTAPAKLDVVKQLVARHDGERILVIGQYLDQIEELANALDAPQLTGSTPVAERERLFQDFRDGTLKVLVVSKVANFSVDLPEATVAIQVSGSFGSRQEEAQRLGRLLRPKESGLPANFYTLVARDTVDQDYAQNRQRFLAEQGYSYEILDAHSLEVAAA from the coding sequence ATGACTGACGGGCCCCTCATCGTGCAGAGCGACCGCACCGTGCTGCTGGAGGTGGCGCATCCGCTCGCTGCCGATGCGCGCCACGACCTCTCGATCTTCGCGGAACTCGAGCGCGCACCCGAGCACGTGCACACCTACCGCATCACGCGCCTCGGCCTCTGGAACGCGCGGGCCGCGGGGCACACGGCCGACAACATGCTCGAGACGCTCGAGCGCTACAGCAAGTTCCCGACGCCGCAGAGCGTTGCCGTCGACATCCGCGAGACGGTCGAGCGCTACGGGCGGCTGCGCATCGAACGCGACGAGGAGGGCACGCTCCTGCTCACCGCGACCGACGCGGCCGTGCTGGCCGAGATCGGGCGGGCCAAGAAGGTCGCCGAGTTGCTCTTCGAGCGGCGGGACGCCACGACGGTCGTCATCCAGCAGTGGGCGCGCGGGCAGATCAAGCAGGAGCTACTCAAGCTCGGCTGGCCCGCGGAAGACCTCGCCGGCTACACGCCGGGCACCCCGCACGAGATCGACCTCGACGAGGCGGGATGGAGCCTCCGCCCCTACCAGCAGGATGCCGTGCGAAACTTCTCCGACTACGGCTCCGGCGTCGTCGTGCTGCCCTGTGGTGCCGGCAAGACGCTCGTGGGTGCGGGCGCCATGGCATCCGTCAAGGCCAACACGCTCATCCTCGTGACCAACACCGTCTCGGCCCGCCAGTGGCGCGCCGAGCTCCTCAAGCGCACCTCGCTCACGGAGGAGGAGATCGGTGAGTATTCGGGCCAGGTGAAGGAGGTCAAGCCGGTCACGATCGCGACTTACCAGATCCTCACTGCCAAGCGGAAGGGCCAGTACGCCCACCTCGAGCTGCTCGACGCACTCGACTGGGGCCTCGTCATCTACGACGAGGTGCACCTGCTGCCCGCCCCCGTCTTCAAGCTCACGGCCGAGCTGCAGGCGCGCCGTCGCCTCGGCCTCACCGCGACGCTCGTGCGCGAGGACGGCCGCGAGGGCGACGTCTTCAGCCTGATCGGCCCCAAGCGCTTCGACGCACCCTGGAAGGAGATCGAGTCGCAGGGCTACATCTCGCCGGCGTCCTGCTACGAGGTGCGCATCGACCTGCCACAGGATGCGCGGCTGCAGTACGCGGCATCCGCCGACGATGAGCGTTACCGCCTGGCCTCGACCGCGCCAGCGAAGCTCGACGTGGTGAAGCAGCTCGTCGCACGGCATGACGGGGAACGCATCCTCGTGATCGGGCAGTACCTCGACCAGATCGAGGAACTCGCGAATGCCCTTGACGCGCCCCAGCTCACCGGGTCAACACCCGTGGCGGAGCGGGAGCGGTTGTTCCAGGACTTCCGCGACGGAACACTCAAGGTGCTCGTCGTGTCGAAGGTCGCAAACTTCTCGGTCGACCTGCCGGAGGCGACAGTCGCCATCCAGGTCTCCGGATCGTTCGGCTCGCGCCAGGAGGAAGCGCAGCGCCTCGGCCGCCTGCTGCGCCCCAAGGAGTCCGGCCTGCCCGCGAACTTCTACACGCTCGTCGCCCGCGACACCGTCGACCAGGACTACGCGCAGAACCGCCAGCGCTTCCTTGCGGAGCAGGGCTACAGCTACGAGATCCTCGACGCGCACAGCCTCGAGGTCGCCGCCGCCTGA
- a CDS encoding pyrimidine reductase family protein yields MSDAIRMLQPYTSLDDDGLAAVYAVRDRAQPWLRVNMVASADGAGTRDGRSGGLGTAADRRVFDVLRWLSDVIVVAAGTVRAEGYAGLLVSSEGQAWRVEEGLAEHPQVAIVSASLDLDPASALFAEAAHRPIIVTCENAPAERRAALSAVADVVDCGVASVDTRQLKQHLADRGLAQQHCEGGPQLLGALAADGAIDELCLTISPLLEGGPAERIARGPDAAGLSLRLAHALAADDGTVLLRYTRA; encoded by the coding sequence ATGAGTGACGCCATCCGGATGCTGCAGCCCTACACCTCGCTCGATGACGACGGGCTCGCCGCCGTCTATGCCGTGCGCGATCGCGCGCAGCCCTGGCTGCGGGTCAACATGGTCGCCAGCGCCGATGGGGCGGGCACACGGGACGGACGCTCCGGTGGGCTCGGCACCGCGGCCGACCGCCGCGTGTTCGACGTGCTGCGCTGGCTCTCCGACGTCATCGTCGTCGCGGCGGGCACCGTGCGCGCCGAGGGATACGCGGGGCTGCTCGTCAGCTCGGAGGGGCAGGCGTGGCGTGTCGAAGAAGGGCTCGCCGAGCATCCGCAGGTCGCCATCGTGTCGGCCAGTCTCGACCTCGACCCGGCCAGCGCGCTCTTCGCCGAAGCCGCGCACCGGCCCATCATCGTCACGTGCGAGAACGCGCCCGCAGAACGCAGAGCTGCCCTCTCGGCGGTCGCCGACGTGGTCGACTGTGGCGTGGCATCCGTCGACACCCGACAGCTCAAGCAGCACCTCGCCGATCGCGGCCTCGCGCAGCAGCACTGTGAGGGTGGGCCGCAGCTGCTGGGGGCGCTGGCGGCCGACGGCGCGATCGACGAACTGTGCCTGACGATCAGCCCGCTCCTTGAGGGGGGACCCGCCGAGCGGATCGCCCGGGGGCCGGATGCCGCGGGGCTCTCACTGCGGCTCGCTCATGCCCTCGCGGCCGACGATGGCACGGTCCTGCTGCGCTACACCCGTGCGTGA
- the folP gene encoding dihydropteroate synthase has protein sequence MLSLPPLDSPVRRIGARSFDFSREVAVMGIVNRTPDSFYDQGRTFGLDAAVSAALAAVAAGAAIVDIGGVPFAPGDPLPPQEEAERVVPVIEAVRAASDVVISVDTFHAEVARRSIAAGADIINDTTGLSDPNMVGVVADSEASLIVTHSLATPRTQYPRPHYDDVVVEVVEFLRDRVERAVDGGLAAERIIIDPGPDLNKNTLHTLEIVRRFDEIAALGLPVLAALSNKDFIGETLDAPKSERLEGSLAAAVTSVLQGARIVRVHEAGPTVAAVRMAEAILGIREPAYLKHNRGEFNE, from the coding sequence ATGCTCTCCCTCCCGCCCCTCGACTCGCCCGTGCGCCGCATCGGAGCGCGGAGCTTCGATTTCTCCCGCGAAGTCGCCGTCATGGGCATCGTCAACCGCACCCCGGACTCCTTCTATGACCAAGGCCGCACCTTCGGGCTCGACGCGGCCGTGAGCGCTGCACTCGCGGCCGTCGCCGCGGGCGCCGCCATCGTCGACATCGGGGGAGTGCCCTTCGCACCGGGCGACCCGTTGCCGCCCCAGGAGGAAGCCGAGCGGGTCGTGCCGGTCATCGAGGCCGTGCGCGCGGCATCCGATGTCGTGATCTCGGTCGACACCTTCCACGCCGAGGTCGCTCGCCGAAGCATCGCGGCGGGTGCCGACATCATCAACGACACGACCGGTCTCAGCGACCCCAACATGGTCGGCGTCGTCGCTGACAGCGAAGCGAGCCTCATCGTCACCCACAGTCTCGCGACGCCCCGCACGCAGTACCCCCGCCCGCACTATGACGACGTGGTCGTTGAGGTCGTCGAGTTCCTGCGCGATCGCGTCGAGCGTGCCGTCGACGGTGGGCTGGCGGCAGAGCGCATCATCATCGACCCTGGCCCCGACCTCAACAAGAACACGCTCCACACGCTCGAGATCGTGCGCCGTTTCGACGAGATCGCGGCGCTCGGCCTGCCCGTGCTCGCCGCCCTCTCCAACAAGGACTTCATCGGCGAGACACTCGACGCGCCCAAGTCTGAGCGCCTGGAGGGTTCCCTCGCCGCGGCCGTCACGAGCGTGCTGCAGGGCGCCCGCATCGTGCGCGTGCACGAGGCCGGGCCGACGGTCGCCGCCGTGCGCATGGCCGAGGCGATCCTCGGCATCCGCGAACCGGCCTATCTCAAGCACAACAGGGGTGAGTTCAATGAGTGA
- a CDS encoding response regulator transcription factor produces the protein MSDGPKILIVDDEPNIRDLLTTSLRFAGFAVRAVGNGAQAISAVLEEEPDLIILDVMLPDMNGFGVTKRLRSSGYTSPILFLTAKDDTEDKITGLTVGGDDYVTKPFSLDEIVARIKAILRRTMQDEEDAIIRAGELTMDQDTHEVTVGQDQVELSPTEFKLLRYLMLNPNRVLSKAQILDHVWEYDFNGDAGIVESYVSYLRRKLDQYTEEPMIQTKRGFGYMLKVDKS, from the coding sequence ATGAGCGACGGACCCAAGATTCTCATCGTTGACGACGAGCCGAACATCCGCGACCTTCTCACCACGAGCTTGCGCTTCGCCGGTTTCGCCGTGCGCGCCGTCGGGAACGGCGCACAGGCCATCTCGGCCGTGCTCGAGGAGGAGCCCGACCTCATCATCCTCGACGTCATGCTCCCCGACATGAACGGCTTCGGGGTCACCAAGCGCCTGCGCTCGAGCGGTTACACCTCGCCCATCCTCTTCCTCACGGCAAAGGATGACACCGAGGACAAGATCACTGGGCTCACGGTCGGCGGCGACGATTACGTCACCAAGCCGTTCAGCCTCGACGAGATCGTCGCCCGCATCAAGGCCATCCTGCGTCGCACGATGCAGGACGAGGAGGATGCCATCATCCGTGCGGGCGAGCTCACGATGGACCAGGACACCCACGAGGTCACGGTCGGCCAAGACCAGGTCGAGCTCTCCCCCACCGAGTTCAAGCTCCTGCGCTACCTCATGCTCAACCCCAACCGTGTGCTGTCGAAGGCCCAGATCCTCGACCACGTCTGGGAGTACGACTTCAACGGCGACGCGGGCATCGTCGAGTCCTACGTCTCCTACCTGCGTCGCAAGCTCGACCAGTACACCGAGGAGCCCATGATCCAGACGAAGCGCGGCTTCGGCTACATGCTCAAGGTCGACAAGTCCTGA
- a CDS encoding cell wall metabolism sensor histidine kinase WalK: MEWWDSVSLRTKITGVTVFIVTAGLLVAGVGTMTVLRTYLLDRVDANIVAAAADVEAWRIDLDEDAISSGNLVPTSFYMALVDRNGKLIGDNLAEDEAHLRPNLEELTLSRVVQLEGAVTLQNPTHTSQTRVVAFPAENARNGDLATLVIGQRLDDVNATIARYTAIFLGFALSVVVLSAALTRVLVTSTFRPLREVEATAAAIAGGDFSQRLPGATPNTEVGRLNRSLNVMLGRIDRAFADRARTIDQMRRFVGDASHELRTPLVSVRGYAELYRMGALQKPDDVAQAMERIEKEAIRMGELVEDLLELARADEKKPLRLAPVDLLPLAYDASLDAMAQAPDRKVTVKVEEPELPASEDIEAPPESTPKPATTATGPIAFAGAQLARLRSLRQRGMRNGATGTPEMLPLAEREHIKLVVPAVVLGEENKLRQVITNLIGNALRFTPAGSPIELVVCVDAARRVAQLDIVDHGEGVPPQIRDKIFQRFWRADSSRTRETGGSGLGLAIVAAIVDAHKGHVEVLETPGGGATFRLTLPLLPDTFVSTSPTSSS; this comes from the coding sequence ATGGAGTGGTGGGATTCCGTCTCCCTCCGCACCAAGATCACCGGGGTGACGGTCTTCATCGTGACGGCGGGATTGCTCGTGGCCGGCGTCGGCACCATGACCGTGTTGCGCACCTACCTGCTCGACCGGGTCGACGCGAACATTGTCGCGGCGGCCGCCGACGTCGAGGCGTGGAGGATCGACCTCGACGAGGATGCGATCTCGAGCGGCAATCTCGTGCCGACCTCTTTCTACATGGCGCTTGTCGATCGAAATGGCAAGCTCATCGGCGACAACCTTGCCGAGGACGAGGCGCACCTGCGTCCGAACCTCGAGGAACTCACCCTCAGCAGGGTCGTGCAGCTTGAGGGCGCCGTGACCCTCCAGAACCCGACCCATACGAGCCAGACCCGCGTCGTGGCCTTCCCTGCGGAGAATGCGCGCAACGGCGACCTCGCGACGCTCGTGATCGGCCAGCGTCTCGATGACGTCAACGCGACCATTGCCCGCTACACGGCCATCTTCCTCGGCTTCGCACTCTCGGTCGTGGTGCTGAGTGCCGCGCTCACCCGGGTGCTCGTGACATCCACGTTCCGTCCCCTGCGCGAGGTGGAGGCGACGGCCGCCGCGATCGCCGGCGGGGACTTCAGTCAGCGTCTGCCGGGCGCGACGCCCAACACCGAGGTGGGCAGGCTCAATCGCTCCCTCAACGTCATGCTCGGGCGCATCGACCGGGCCTTCGCTGACCGCGCCCGCACGATCGACCAGATGCGCCGCTTCGTCGGCGACGCAAGCCACGAACTGCGCACCCCGCTCGTCTCGGTGCGCGGCTACGCCGAGCTCTACCGCATGGGCGCCCTCCAGAAGCCCGACGATGTCGCCCAGGCCATGGAGCGCATCGAGAAGGAGGCGATTCGGATGGGCGAGCTGGTCGAAGACCTGCTCGAACTGGCCCGGGCCGATGAGAAGAAACCGCTCCGGCTCGCCCCCGTCGACCTGCTGCCGCTCGCCTACGACGCCTCGCTCGACGCGATGGCGCAGGCACCCGACCGCAAGGTGACCGTCAAGGTCGAGGAGCCTGAACTGCCCGCGAGCGAGGACATCGAGGCACCGCCCGAGTCCACGCCGAAGCCCGCGACGACGGCAACGGGGCCCATCGCGTTCGCGGGGGCGCAGCTGGCCCGCCTACGCTCGCTCCGCCAGCGTGGGATGCGGAACGGTGCCACTGGGACGCCCGAGATGTTGCCGCTCGCCGAGCGTGAGCACATCAAGCTCGTCGTGCCCGCCGTTGTGCTGGGCGAGGAGAACAAGCTCCGGCAGGTCATCACGAACCTGATCGGCAATGCGCTGCGCTTCACGCCAGCTGGCAGTCCGATCGAGCTCGTCGTCTGCGTCGATGCCGCACGACGGGTTGCGCAGCTCGACATCGTCGACCACGGTGAGGGCGTGCCGCCCCAGATCCGCGACAAGATCTTCCAGCGGTTCTGGCGCGCCGACTCCTCGCGCACGCGCGAGACGGGCGGCAGTGGTCTGGGCCTCGCGATCGTCGCCGCGATCGTCGATGCCCACAAGGGCCACGTCGAGGTGCTCGAGACGCCGGGCGGCGGCGCAACCTTCCGACTGACGCTTCCGCTCCTCCCCGACACCTTCGTGTCGACGTCGCCCACAAGCAGCAGCTGA
- a CDS encoding WXG100 family type VII secretion target, whose amino-acid sequence MTQYQVDSDAVLSAESAVRASASRIQGEVAGMLGQLLSLQSSWTGQASTAFQGVVADWRTTQQHVEQSLAGITQALGRAGQQYAEAERANASMFMR is encoded by the coding sequence ATGACGCAGTACCAGGTTGACAGCGACGCCGTCCTCAGCGCCGAGAGCGCCGTGCGCGCATCCGCCTCCCGAATCCAGGGCGAGGTCGCCGGCATGCTTGGCCAGCTCCTGAGCCTGCAGTCCTCATGGACCGGTCAGGCCTCGACGGCATTCCAGGGCGTCGTCGCCGACTGGCGCACCACCCAGCAGCACGTGGAGCAGAGCCTCGCGGGCATCACGCAGGCGCTCGGTCGCGCGGGGCAGCAGTACGCGGAGGCGGAGCGCGCCAACGCGAGCATGTTCATGCGCTGA
- the groL gene encoding chaperonin GroEL (60 kDa chaperone family; promotes refolding of misfolded polypeptides especially under stressful conditions; forms two stacked rings of heptamers to form a barrel-shaped 14mer; ends can be capped by GroES; misfolded proteins enter the barrel where they are refolded when GroES binds): protein MAKMIAFNEEARRGLERGLNTLADAVKVTLGPRGRNVVLEKKWGAPTITNDGVSIAKEIELDDPYEKIGAELVKEVAKKTDDVAGDGTTTATVLAQALVREGLRNVAAGADPISLKRGIEKAVASVTEALVKQAKPIETKEEIAATASISAGDPEIGALIAEAIDKVGKEGVVTVEESNTFGTELELTEGMRFDKGYLSAYFVTDPERQETVFEDPYILIVNSKISNIKDLLPVVDKVIQAGKQLLIIAEDVDGEALATLVVNKIRGIFKSVAVKAPGFGDRRKAQLQDIAILTGGQVISEEVGLKLENTTLDMLGRARKVVITKDETTIVEGAGDASQIEGRVKQIRSEIENTDSDYDREKLQERLAKLAGGVAVIKAGAATEVELKERKHRIEDAVRNAKAAVEEGIVAGGGVALIQAGEVAFAGETLTGLVGDEATGANIVRVAIDAPLKQIALNSGLEPGVVAEKVRNLQAGHGLNAATGEYVDMLQAGINDPVKVTRSALQNAASIAGLFLTTEAVVAEKPEKNAAPMGDPSGGMGGMDF from the coding sequence ATGGCAAAGATGATTGCTTTCAACGAAGAGGCCCGTCGTGGCCTTGAGCGTGGTCTCAACACGCTGGCCGACGCCGTCAAGGTGACGCTTGGCCCGCGTGGCCGCAACGTCGTCCTCGAGAAGAAGTGGGGCGCCCCCACCATCACGAACGACGGTGTCTCGATCGCCAAGGAGATCGAGCTCGACGACCCGTACGAGAAGATCGGTGCCGAGCTCGTCAAGGAGGTCGCCAAGAAGACCGATGACGTCGCGGGTGACGGAACCACCACCGCGACGGTGCTCGCCCAGGCGCTCGTGCGCGAGGGCCTGCGCAACGTTGCCGCGGGTGCAGACCCCATCAGCCTCAAGCGCGGTATCGAGAAGGCTGTTGCCTCTGTGACCGAAGCGCTCGTCAAGCAGGCGAAGCCGATCGAGACGAAGGAAGAGATCGCCGCAACCGCGTCCATCTCGGCCGGCGACCCGGAGATCGGTGCGCTCATCGCCGAGGCGATCGACAAGGTCGGCAAGGAGGGCGTCGTCACCGTCGAGGAGTCGAACACCTTCGGCACCGAGCTCGAGCTCACGGAGGGCATGCGCTTCGACAAGGGCTACCTGTCGGCGTACTTCGTCACCGACCCCGAGCGCCAGGAGACGGTCTTCGAGGACCCCTACATCCTCATCGTCAACTCCAAGATCTCGAACATCAAGGACCTGCTGCCCGTCGTTGACAAGGTCATCCAGGCTGGCAAGCAGCTCCTCATCATCGCCGAGGACGTCGACGGCGAGGCCCTGGCCACGCTCGTCGTGAACAAGATCCGCGGCATCTTCAAGTCGGTTGCCGTCAAGGCTCCCGGCTTCGGTGACCGCCGCAAGGCGCAGCTGCAGGACATCGCCATCCTCACGGGTGGTCAGGTCATCAGCGAGGAGGTCGGCCTCAAGCTCGAGAACACCACGCTCGACATGCTCGGTCGTGCCCGCAAGGTCGTCATCACCAAGGACGAGACGACCATCGTCGAGGGCGCGGGCGACGCGTCGCAGATCGAGGGCCGCGTCAAGCAGATCCGCTCCGAGATCGAGAACACCGACAGCGACTACGACCGCGAGAAGCTCCAGGAGCGCCTCGCGAAGCTCGCCGGTGGCGTCGCCGTCATCAAGGCGGGTGCCGCAACCGAGGTCGAGCTCAAGGAGCGCAAGCACCGCATCGAAGACGCCGTTCGCAACGCGAAGGCTGCTGTCGAGGAGGGCATCGTCGCCGGTGGTGGCGTCGCCCTCATCCAGGCCGGCGAGGTCGCCTTCGCGGGTGAAACGCTGACCGGACTCGTCGGTGACGAGGCGACCGGCGCGAACATCGTGCGGGTCGCGATTGACGCCCCGCTCAAGCAGATCGCCTTGAACTCGGGCCTCGAGCCCGGCGTCGTCGCCGAGAAGGTGCGCAACCTCCAGGCGGGTCACGGCCTCAACGCCGCGACCGGCGAGTACGTTGACATGCTGCAGGCCGGCATCAACGACCCCGTGAAGGTGACCCGCTCGGCGCTGCAGAACGCAGCGTCGATCGCCGGGCTCTTCCTCACCACGGAGGCCGTCGTCGCCGAAAAGCCCGAGAAGAACGCTGCGCCGATGGGTGACCCGTCGGGCGGCATGGGCGGCATGGACTTCTAG
- a CDS encoding DUF3048 domain-containing protein — MIPTPRSSRRRLGTLGALMAALLLAGCSGEAASSTIASPSPDYVSDYVAPEPTDVAPLRGSTVPEGSLQHAALSAKIDNHWDARPQLGLERTDIVFEELVEGGITRYVAVWHSDIPEQLGPIRSIRPMDPEIAGSLGGIIFYAGGQPQFVSMMQQTSLYNAIHGQPDTAAYMFRSSDRRAPHNVIVRASEFLSANPDVAAPRQQFAYALDAASATAAKEGTPTAVLRLAFSNQFVPSWAWDAASGTFLRSQDGAPDLDSNGAQLSAVNVVTLRVPISHGHGVPKTELLGSGEAWVSTGGGTVSATWRKGSIDAPISLVDDNGITIRLGAGNTWVELVPLEGSVAIDPPA, encoded by the coding sequence GTGATTCCCACCCCGCGCAGCTCTCGACGTCGTCTCGGTACCCTCGGAGCCCTCATGGCGGCGCTGCTGCTGGCCGGATGCTCGGGCGAGGCGGCCTCGTCAACCATCGCATCCCCGTCGCCCGACTACGTCTCGGACTACGTGGCACCAGAGCCCACCGATGTCGCCCCCCTGCGCGGCTCGACCGTGCCCGAGGGCTCGCTGCAGCACGCAGCGCTGTCAGCGAAGATCGACAACCACTGGGATGCTCGCCCGCAGCTCGGGCTCGAGCGCACCGACATCGTCTTCGAGGAGCTCGTCGAGGGCGGCATCACGCGTTACGTGGCCGTGTGGCACAGCGACATCCCCGAGCAGCTGGGCCCCATCCGCTCGATCCGGCCCATGGACCCCGAGATCGCGGGTTCCCTCGGCGGCATCATCTTCTATGCGGGTGGCCAGCCTCAGTTCGTCTCGATGATGCAGCAGACCTCCCTCTATAACGCGATCCATGGGCAGCCCGACACGGCCGCATACATGTTCCGCTCGAGCGATCGCAGGGCGCCCCACAATGTGATCGTGCGGGCGAGTGAGTTCCTTTCCGCCAATCCGGATGTCGCGGCGCCCCGCCAGCAGTTCGCCTACGCCCTCGACGCCGCCTCGGCGACTGCCGCGAAGGAGGGCACGCCGACCGCCGTCCTTCGGCTGGCGTTCTCGAACCAGTTCGTGCCCTCATGGGCGTGGGATGCGGCATCCGGCACCTTCCTTCGCTCGCAGGACGGTGCGCCCGACCTCGACTCCAACGGCGCACAGCTCTCGGCGGTCAATGTCGTGACGCTGCGAGTGCCCATCTCGCACGGCCATGGCGTGCCCAAGACGGAACTGCTCGGCAGCGGCGAGGCCTGGGTCTCGACCGGCGGCGGCACTGTGAGTGCGACCTGGCGCAAGGGATCGATCGATGCCCCGATCAGCCTGGTCGATGACAACGGCATCACCATCAGGCTCGGGGCCGGCAACACGTGGGTCGAGCTCGTGCCGCTCGAGGGCTCGGTCGCGATCGACCCGCCCGCCTGA